The Nothobranchius furzeri strain GRZ-AD chromosome 6, NfurGRZ-RIMD1, whole genome shotgun sequence genome includes a region encoding these proteins:
- the nefla gene encoding neurofilament light polypeptide — MSSLGYDPYYTSSLYKRWYAEPSPRVVVTRGRTHPAYSSHAPPLSSSRKQYSSPSRVLFSSSSPASSLELELSQAAQISSEFRTVRTQERSQLQELNDRFAGFIERVRELEQQNRALEAELLLLRQKHAEPSRLRALYEQEARSLRAAVDEVSAEHQAVLGQRDRLEQTLSSLQSRYEEEMLAREEAEARLMEARREADEAALGKAELEKGVETLLEELAFLKRIHEGEVAELQAQVQLGVQVAVESEAATPDLSGALRDIRSQYERLAARNMQTAEEWFKSKVGSLTETVVQHTNAVKSSKDEAGEYRRQLQSRLLEIDACRGLNESLERQLHEIEDKQSAEIATMHDTIAELENDLRGTKQEMARYLKEYQDLLNVKMALDIEIAAYRKLLEGEESRFSVGVHGGVASLYTHAMAPPIFTRPILSSLSSGTSYLLTSRLLSSSVSTTEGLISASHAQPAESSPPGEEEVEEKEEEEEKEQEEEGGEETEEKKEEEEGGEEKEEEGGVEEEEEEEKEGDEEAKEEEDAKEEEEGGDEEEQKKEVEEAAEDKGEKGEADEGGECEAKDEAQEEKKPEGAEDKEEIKEESEKSEEKVEKADAKKEAEDIKEPAPKKDDAKKEKVVEKPSKPEPAAEKSTQDKK; from the exons ATGAGTAGCCTCGGATATGACCCGTACTACACCTCCTCTTTGTACAAACGCTGGTATGCTGAGCCTTCCCCTCGTGTGGTGGTTACCAGAGGGAGGACCCACCCCGCCTACTCCTCCCATGCACCCCCACTGTCCTCATCCCGCAAGCAGTATTCCTCTCCCAGCCGGGTGCTGTTCTCCTCTTCCTCACCAGCCTCTtccctggagctggagctcagCCAGGCAGCCCAGATCAGCTCCGAGTTCCGAACGGTACGCACACAAGAGCGCAGCCAGCTGCAGGAGCTCAATGACCGTTTTGCAGGCTTCATCGAGAGGGTGCGTGAGCTGGAGCAGCAGAACCGTGCTctggaggcagagctgctgctgcttagGCAAAAGCATGCTGAACCGTCCCGTCTCAGAGCTCTGTATGAGCAGGAGGCCCGATCCCTGAGGGCAGCTGTCGATGAGGTGAGTGCAGAGCATCAGGCTGTCCTGGGACAGAGAGACCGGTTGGAACAAACTCTGAGCTCACTGCAAAGTCGATATGAGGAGGAAATGTTGGCTCGAGAAGAGGCAGAGGCCAGGTTGATGGAGGCCCGTCGGGAGGCAGACGAGGCTGCTTTGGGAAAGGCTGAGCTGGAAAAGGGTGTTGAAACTCTACTGGAGGAGTTAGCCTTCCTCAAGAGGATTCACGAAGGCGAGGTGGCAGAACTCCAAGCTCAAGTCCAGCTGGGCGTCCAGGTGGCTGTGGAGTCTGAGGCCGCCACTCCAGATCTCTCTGGGGCTCTCAGGGACATCCGGTCCCAGTATGAGAGGCTGGCAGCAAGGAATATGCAGACGGCCGAGGAGTGGTTCAAAAGTAAGGTGggctcactaacagaaacagtagTCCAGCACACCAACGCAGTGAAAAGCTCCAAGGATGAAGCAGGAGAGTACCGACGCCAGCTTCAGTCACGCCTGCTGGAGATCGATGCCTGCAGGGGCCTCAATGAGTCCCTTGAGAGGCAGCTGCATGAGATAGAGGATAAGCAGAGCGCTGAGATAGCTACGATGCAC GACACCATTGCAGAGCTGGAGAATGATCTGAGGGGCACTAAACAGGAAATGGCACGCTACCTTAAGGAATACCAGGACCTTCTGAATGTCAAGATGGCCCTGGATATTGAGATTGCTGCATACAG GAAGCTTTTGGAAGGGGAGGAATCTCGTTTTAGTGTGGGCGTTCATGGGGGTGTGGCCTCCTTGTACACCCATGCCATGGCTCCGCCCATATTCACCCGGCCCATCCTCTCCAGCTTGAGCTCTGGCACCTCCTATCTTTTGACATCCCGCCTGCTGAGTTCCAGTGTCAGCACCACTGAGGGGCTCATTTCAGCCAGCCACGCCCAACCAGCAGAGTCCAGCCCCCCTGGggaagaggaggtggaggagaaggaggaggaagaggagaaagaacaggaggaggaaggaggagaggaaacagaggagaaaaaagaagaggaggaggggggagaggagaaagaagaagagggaggagtggaggaggaggaagaggaagagaaagaggGTGATGAGGAAGCAAAGGAGGAAGAAGATGCTAAGGAGGAAGAAGAGG GTGGTGATGAAGAGGAGCAAAAAAAGGAGGTGGAAGAAGCTGCTGAAGATAAGGGAGAGAAAGGAGAAGCAGATGAAGGAGGTGAGTGTGAGGCCAAAGATGAAGCACAAGAGGAGAAAAAACCAGAAGGAGCTGAGGACAAAGAAGAGATCAAAGAGGAATCTGAAAAGAGCGAGGAGAAAGTGGAAAAGGCCGATGCCAAAAAGGAAGCTGAAGACATCAAGGAGCCTGCTCCAAAGAAAGATGACGCAAAAAAAGAGAAAGTTGTGGAGAAACCGTCCAAACCTGAGCCTGCAGCGGAGAAAAGCACTCAGGACAAAAAGTAA
- the pgam2 gene encoding phosphoglycerate mutase 2 translates to MSPAEVRIHWSALCVHQTLTGLSQVGSKEACLCYKKSEACCPWLTVGQPVCVSEKPRGADSSVCGLSQEKQGRMAAAHRLVIVRHGESSWNQENRFCGWFDADLSEKGLEEAKRGAQAIKDAGLKFDVCYTSVLKRAIKTLWTIMEGTDQMWLPVIRTWRLNERHYGGLTGLNKAETAEKHGEEQVKIWRRSFDIPPPPMDKDHPYHKIISESRRYKDLKPGELPTCESLKDTIARALPFWNEVIAPQIKAGKNVIIAAHGNSLRGVVKHLEGMSDAAIMELNLPTGIPIVYELDADLKPIKPMSFLGDEETVKKAMEAVAAQGKAKK, encoded by the exons ATGAGCCCAGCAGAGGTCCGGATCCATTGGTCTGCCTTGTGTGTCCATCAGACACTGACAGGCCTCTCACAGGTGGGGAGTAAAGAGGCCTGTCTGTGCTATAAAAAGAGTGAGGCATGTTGCCCGTGGCTTACAGTTGGTCagccagtgtgtgtgagtgaaaaaCCTAGAGGGGCTGACAGCTCTGTGTGTGGTTTAAGTCAGGAGAAACAGGGAAGAATGGCAGCTGCCCATCGCTTGGTCATCGTCCGACATGGAGAGAGCTCCTGGAACCAAGAGAATCGCTTCTGTGGTTGGTTCGATGCTGACCTCAGTGAGAAGGGCTTAGAGGAGGCCAAGCGTGGAGCCCAGGCCATCAAAGATGCAGGACTGAAGTTTGACGTGTGCTACACCTCCGTCCTAAAACGTGCCATAAAGACTCTGTGGACCATCATGGAAGGCACAGACCAGATGTGGCTGCCTGTGATCCGCACCTGGCGCCTGAATGAGCGTCACTATGGAGGCCTGACCGGTCTCAACAAGGCAGAGACGGCTGAGAAGCACGGCGAGGAGCAAGTGAAGATCTGGCGTCGGTCCTTTGACATCCCACCTCCGCCCATGGACAAGGACCACCCTTACCACAAAATCATCAGTGAG TCTCGCCGGTACAAGGATCTAAAGCCTGGTGAGCTGCCCACTTGTGAGTCTTTGAAGGACACCATTGCTCGTGCCTTGCCCTTCTGGAACGAGGTCATTGCTCCTCAAATTAAAGCGGGGAAGAATGTCATCATTGCCGCCCATGGCAACAGCCTCCGTGGTGTCGTCAAGCACTTAGAGG GCATGTCTGATGCAGCCATTATGGAGCTGAACCTTCCCACTGGAATCCCAATCGTCTACGAGCTGGATGCGGACCTGAAGCCGATCAAGCCTATGTCCTTCCTCGGCGATGAGGAAACTGTAAAGAAAGCCATGGAGGCTGTGGCGGCTCAGGGCAAAGCCAAGAAGTAA
- the LOC107397006 gene encoding syntaxin-2 isoform X4, with protein sequence MRYESHFVDLYLCVAPDDVTAPEDKPQQDNMTNSAESSSNMEDFFQTVGEVRSLIENLSSQAEEVESRQATILSFSNQDKGNKNELELLNNETRKTANLVRAKLKSMRENWPPDENSANASVIHRIQRNQHSHLTRWFAEVMRGHHEAQMSFRETCKAKIQRQLEIMDKVTTDEELEEMLQRDNLTIFISDNNSDCRITSQAVTEIERRHRDIISLECGVKELHEIFQDTALLLETQGELINNIEKNVTSAAEYVVDSKEETNKAVSFKKNRYKIASLPRFLKPFKKDNSI encoded by the exons ATGCGATACGAGTCTCATTTCGTCGATTTATATTT GTGCGTTGCGCCCGATGATGTCACTGCACCGGAAGACAAACCACAG CAGGATAATATGACTAATTCAGCAGAGAGCTCATCCAACATGGAGGATTTCTTTCAAACG GTGGGGGAGGTGAGGAGCCTGATAGAAAATCTCTCCAGTCAAGCAGAGGAGGTGGAGAGCAGACAAGCTACCATCCTTTCCTTCTCTAACCAGGACAAGG GAAACAAAAATGAGCTGGAGTTGCTGAACAACGAGACCAGGAAAACTGCCAACTTGGTCCGAGCCAAGTTAAAAT CGATGAGGGAAAACTGGCCCCCAGATGAGAATAGTGCTAATGCTTCAGTAATCCATCGTATTCAAAGGAATCAG CACTCACACCTGACTCGCTGGTTTGCTGAAGTCATGAGGGGTCATCATGAGGCACAAATGTCCTTCAGGGAAACATGCAAAGCAAAAATTCAAAGACAGCTGGAGATCA tggATAAAGTGACAACAGATGAAGAGTTGGAGGAAATGCTGCAACGTGACAATCTCACCATCTTCATATCTGAT AACAACTCTGACTGCCGCATAACAAGTCAAGCTGTGACTGAGATTGAAAGGCGCCACCGGGACATAATCAGCCTGGAGTGTGGCGTAAAAGAGCTGCACGAGATCTTTCAGGACACTGCCCTGCTGCTGGAAACTCAA GGGGAGCTGATCAACAATATAGAAAAGAATGTCACCAGTGCTGCAGAGTATGTCGTTGACTCAAAAGAAGAAACAAACAAAGCAGTCTCCTTCAAGAAAAACCGATACAAGATAGCGTCCCTGCCGAGGTTCTTAAAGCCCTTCAAGAAAGATAATAGCATTTGA
- the LOC107397006 gene encoding syntaxin-2 isoform X3 yields MRYESHFVDLYLCVAPDDVTAPEDKPQQQDNMTNSAESSSNMEDFFQTVGEVRSLIENLSSQAEEVESRQATILSFSNQDKGNKNELELLNNETRKTANLVRAKLKSMRENWPPDENSANASVIHRIQRNQHSHLTRWFAEVMRGHHEAQMSFRETCKAKIQRQLEIMDKVTTDEELEEMLQRDNLTIFISDNNSDCRITSQAVTEIERRHRDIISLECGVKELHEIFQDTALLLETQGELINNIEKNVTSAAEYVVDSKEETNKAVSFKKNRYKIASLPRFLKPFKKDNSI; encoded by the exons ATGCGATACGAGTCTCATTTCGTCGATTTATATTT GTGCGTTGCGCCCGATGATGTCACTGCACCGGAAGACAAACCACAG CAGCAGGATAATATGACTAATTCAGCAGAGAGCTCATCCAACATGGAGGATTTCTTTCAAACG GTGGGGGAGGTGAGGAGCCTGATAGAAAATCTCTCCAGTCAAGCAGAGGAGGTGGAGAGCAGACAAGCTACCATCCTTTCCTTCTCTAACCAGGACAAGG GAAACAAAAATGAGCTGGAGTTGCTGAACAACGAGACCAGGAAAACTGCCAACTTGGTCCGAGCCAAGTTAAAAT CGATGAGGGAAAACTGGCCCCCAGATGAGAATAGTGCTAATGCTTCAGTAATCCATCGTATTCAAAGGAATCAG CACTCACACCTGACTCGCTGGTTTGCTGAAGTCATGAGGGGTCATCATGAGGCACAAATGTCCTTCAGGGAAACATGCAAAGCAAAAATTCAAAGACAGCTGGAGATCA tggATAAAGTGACAACAGATGAAGAGTTGGAGGAAATGCTGCAACGTGACAATCTCACCATCTTCATATCTGAT AACAACTCTGACTGCCGCATAACAAGTCAAGCTGTGACTGAGATTGAAAGGCGCCACCGGGACATAATCAGCCTGGAGTGTGGCGTAAAAGAGCTGCACGAGATCTTTCAGGACACTGCCCTGCTGCTGGAAACTCAA GGGGAGCTGATCAACAATATAGAAAAGAATGTCACCAGTGCTGCAGAGTATGTCGTTGACTCAAAAGAAGAAACAAACAAAGCAGTCTCCTTCAAGAAAAACCGATACAAGATAGCGTCCCTGCCGAGGTTCTTAAAGCCCTTCAAGAAAGATAATAGCATTTGA
- the LOC107397006 gene encoding syntaxin-2 isoform X2 — translation MSSLFDVDLCLLFLSVTRLRLRARAFCNNRCVAPDDVTAPEDKPQQDNMTNSAESSSNMEDFFQTVGEVRSLIENLSSQAEEVESRQATILSFSNQDKGNKNELELLNNETRKTANLVRAKLKSMRENWPPDENSANASVIHRIQRNQHSHLTRWFAEVMRGHHEAQMSFRETCKAKIQRQLEIMDKVTTDEELEEMLQRDNLTIFISDNNSDCRITSQAVTEIERRHRDIISLECGVKELHEIFQDTALLLETQGELINNIEKNVTSAAEYVVDSKEETNKAVSFKKNRYKIASLPRFLKPFKKDNSI, via the exons ATGAGCTCTTTGTTTGACGTAGATCTTTGTTTGCTATTTTTGTCGGTAACGCGCTTGCGTCTGCGTGCTCGCGCCTTTTGTAACAACAGGTGCGTTGCGCCCGATGATGTCACTGCACCGGAAGACAAACCACAG CAGGATAATATGACTAATTCAGCAGAGAGCTCATCCAACATGGAGGATTTCTTTCAAACG GTGGGGGAGGTGAGGAGCCTGATAGAAAATCTCTCCAGTCAAGCAGAGGAGGTGGAGAGCAGACAAGCTACCATCCTTTCCTTCTCTAACCAGGACAAGG GAAACAAAAATGAGCTGGAGTTGCTGAACAACGAGACCAGGAAAACTGCCAACTTGGTCCGAGCCAAGTTAAAAT CGATGAGGGAAAACTGGCCCCCAGATGAGAATAGTGCTAATGCTTCAGTAATCCATCGTATTCAAAGGAATCAG CACTCACACCTGACTCGCTGGTTTGCTGAAGTCATGAGGGGTCATCATGAGGCACAAATGTCCTTCAGGGAAACATGCAAAGCAAAAATTCAAAGACAGCTGGAGATCA tggATAAAGTGACAACAGATGAAGAGTTGGAGGAAATGCTGCAACGTGACAATCTCACCATCTTCATATCTGAT AACAACTCTGACTGCCGCATAACAAGTCAAGCTGTGACTGAGATTGAAAGGCGCCACCGGGACATAATCAGCCTGGAGTGTGGCGTAAAAGAGCTGCACGAGATCTTTCAGGACACTGCCCTGCTGCTGGAAACTCAA GGGGAGCTGATCAACAATATAGAAAAGAATGTCACCAGTGCTGCAGAGTATGTCGTTGACTCAAAAGAAGAAACAAACAAAGCAGTCTCCTTCAAGAAAAACCGATACAAGATAGCGTCCCTGCCGAGGTTCTTAAAGCCCTTCAAGAAAGATAATAGCATTTGA
- the LOC107397006 gene encoding syntaxin-2 isoform X5: MFQDKTTQQDNMTNSAESSSNMEDFFQTVGEVRSLIENLSSQAEEVESRQATILSFSNQDKGNKNELELLNNETRKTANLVRAKLKSMRENWPPDENSANASVIHRIQRNQHSHLTRWFAEVMRGHHEAQMSFRETCKAKIQRQLEIMDKVTTDEELEEMLQRDNLTIFISDNNSDCRITSQAVTEIERRHRDIISLECGVKELHEIFQDTALLLETQGELINNIEKNVTSAAEYVVDSKEETNKAVSFKKNRYKIASLPRFLKPFKKDNSI; this comes from the exons ATGTTCCAGGATAAAACAACG CAGCAGGATAATATGACTAATTCAGCAGAGAGCTCATCCAACATGGAGGATTTCTTTCAAACG GTGGGGGAGGTGAGGAGCCTGATAGAAAATCTCTCCAGTCAAGCAGAGGAGGTGGAGAGCAGACAAGCTACCATCCTTTCCTTCTCTAACCAGGACAAGG GAAACAAAAATGAGCTGGAGTTGCTGAACAACGAGACCAGGAAAACTGCCAACTTGGTCCGAGCCAAGTTAAAAT CGATGAGGGAAAACTGGCCCCCAGATGAGAATAGTGCTAATGCTTCAGTAATCCATCGTATTCAAAGGAATCAG CACTCACACCTGACTCGCTGGTTTGCTGAAGTCATGAGGGGTCATCATGAGGCACAAATGTCCTTCAGGGAAACATGCAAAGCAAAAATTCAAAGACAGCTGGAGATCA tggATAAAGTGACAACAGATGAAGAGTTGGAGGAAATGCTGCAACGTGACAATCTCACCATCTTCATATCTGAT AACAACTCTGACTGCCGCATAACAAGTCAAGCTGTGACTGAGATTGAAAGGCGCCACCGGGACATAATCAGCCTGGAGTGTGGCGTAAAAGAGCTGCACGAGATCTTTCAGGACACTGCCCTGCTGCTGGAAACTCAA GGGGAGCTGATCAACAATATAGAAAAGAATGTCACCAGTGCTGCAGAGTATGTCGTTGACTCAAAAGAAGAAACAAACAAAGCAGTCTCCTTCAAGAAAAACCGATACAAGATAGCGTCCCTGCCGAGGTTCTTAAAGCCCTTCAAGAAAGATAATAGCATTTGA
- the LOC107397006 gene encoding syntaxin-2 isoform X6, translating into MFQDKTTQDNMTNSAESSSNMEDFFQTVGEVRSLIENLSSQAEEVESRQATILSFSNQDKGNKNELELLNNETRKTANLVRAKLKSMRENWPPDENSANASVIHRIQRNQHSHLTRWFAEVMRGHHEAQMSFRETCKAKIQRQLEIMDKVTTDEELEEMLQRDNLTIFISDNNSDCRITSQAVTEIERRHRDIISLECGVKELHEIFQDTALLLETQGELINNIEKNVTSAAEYVVDSKEETNKAVSFKKNRYKIASLPRFLKPFKKDNSI; encoded by the exons ATGTTCCAGGATAAAACAACG CAGGATAATATGACTAATTCAGCAGAGAGCTCATCCAACATGGAGGATTTCTTTCAAACG GTGGGGGAGGTGAGGAGCCTGATAGAAAATCTCTCCAGTCAAGCAGAGGAGGTGGAGAGCAGACAAGCTACCATCCTTTCCTTCTCTAACCAGGACAAGG GAAACAAAAATGAGCTGGAGTTGCTGAACAACGAGACCAGGAAAACTGCCAACTTGGTCCGAGCCAAGTTAAAAT CGATGAGGGAAAACTGGCCCCCAGATGAGAATAGTGCTAATGCTTCAGTAATCCATCGTATTCAAAGGAATCAG CACTCACACCTGACTCGCTGGTTTGCTGAAGTCATGAGGGGTCATCATGAGGCACAAATGTCCTTCAGGGAAACATGCAAAGCAAAAATTCAAAGACAGCTGGAGATCA tggATAAAGTGACAACAGATGAAGAGTTGGAGGAAATGCTGCAACGTGACAATCTCACCATCTTCATATCTGAT AACAACTCTGACTGCCGCATAACAAGTCAAGCTGTGACTGAGATTGAAAGGCGCCACCGGGACATAATCAGCCTGGAGTGTGGCGTAAAAGAGCTGCACGAGATCTTTCAGGACACTGCCCTGCTGCTGGAAACTCAA GGGGAGCTGATCAACAATATAGAAAAGAATGTCACCAGTGCTGCAGAGTATGTCGTTGACTCAAAAGAAGAAACAAACAAAGCAGTCTCCTTCAAGAAAAACCGATACAAGATAGCGTCCCTGCCGAGGTTCTTAAAGCCCTTCAAGAAAGATAATAGCATTTGA
- the LOC107397006 gene encoding syntaxin-2 isoform X1, whose protein sequence is MSSLFDVDLCLLFLSVTRLRLRARAFCNNRCVAPDDVTAPEDKPQQQDNMTNSAESSSNMEDFFQTVGEVRSLIENLSSQAEEVESRQATILSFSNQDKGNKNELELLNNETRKTANLVRAKLKSMRENWPPDENSANASVIHRIQRNQHSHLTRWFAEVMRGHHEAQMSFRETCKAKIQRQLEIMDKVTTDEELEEMLQRDNLTIFISDNNSDCRITSQAVTEIERRHRDIISLECGVKELHEIFQDTALLLETQGELINNIEKNVTSAAEYVVDSKEETNKAVSFKKNRYKIASLPRFLKPFKKDNSI, encoded by the exons ATGAGCTCTTTGTTTGACGTAGATCTTTGTTTGCTATTTTTGTCGGTAACGCGCTTGCGTCTGCGTGCTCGCGCCTTTTGTAACAACAGGTGCGTTGCGCCCGATGATGTCACTGCACCGGAAGACAAACCACAG CAGCAGGATAATATGACTAATTCAGCAGAGAGCTCATCCAACATGGAGGATTTCTTTCAAACG GTGGGGGAGGTGAGGAGCCTGATAGAAAATCTCTCCAGTCAAGCAGAGGAGGTGGAGAGCAGACAAGCTACCATCCTTTCCTTCTCTAACCAGGACAAGG GAAACAAAAATGAGCTGGAGTTGCTGAACAACGAGACCAGGAAAACTGCCAACTTGGTCCGAGCCAAGTTAAAAT CGATGAGGGAAAACTGGCCCCCAGATGAGAATAGTGCTAATGCTTCAGTAATCCATCGTATTCAAAGGAATCAG CACTCACACCTGACTCGCTGGTTTGCTGAAGTCATGAGGGGTCATCATGAGGCACAAATGTCCTTCAGGGAAACATGCAAAGCAAAAATTCAAAGACAGCTGGAGATCA tggATAAAGTGACAACAGATGAAGAGTTGGAGGAAATGCTGCAACGTGACAATCTCACCATCTTCATATCTGAT AACAACTCTGACTGCCGCATAACAAGTCAAGCTGTGACTGAGATTGAAAGGCGCCACCGGGACATAATCAGCCTGGAGTGTGGCGTAAAAGAGCTGCACGAGATCTTTCAGGACACTGCCCTGCTGCTGGAAACTCAA GGGGAGCTGATCAACAATATAGAAAAGAATGTCACCAGTGCTGCAGAGTATGTCGTTGACTCAAAAGAAGAAACAAACAAAGCAGTCTCCTTCAAGAAAAACCGATACAAGATAGCGTCCCTGCCGAGGTTCTTAAAGCCCTTCAAGAAAGATAATAGCATTTGA